A DNA window from Acidobacteriota bacterium contains the following coding sequences:
- a CDS encoding helix-turn-helix domain-containing protein has translation MGDLRIGDLAERTGTSVPTIRYYEAIGLLRRAARQASGQRVYRREDVDRLTFIRRCRDFDFSIEQVRTLVSITQDPNRSCMAARDMAAEHLTAVRAKMRELKALERSLISFVDSCDASCAGGPGPDCIILEDLAKARGGNGRAARADRSTQ, from the coding sequence ATGGGTGACTTGAGAATCGGCGACTTGGCGGAACGGACGGGTACGTCCGTGCCGACGATCCGGTACTACGAAGCGATTGGGTTGCTGCGGCGCGCTGCACGTCAGGCGAGCGGCCAGCGCGTATATCGGCGCGAAGACGTTGATCGGCTGACGTTCATCCGGCGTTGCCGCGACTTCGATTTCTCGATCGAGCAAGTCCGAACGCTGGTGTCGATCACCCAGGACCCAAATCGTTCGTGCATGGCGGCGCGCGACATGGCGGCGGAGCATCTGACGGCAGTTCGCGCCAAGATGCGCGAGTTGAAGGCGTTGGAGCGCAGCCTGATCTCATTTGTCGATTCCTGCGATGCGTCGTGTGCGGGCGGCCCCGGTCCGGACTGCATCATCCTCGAGGATCTCGCGAAGGCGCGTGGGGGCAACGGTCGCGCGGCCCGCGCAGATCGGTCGACCCAGTGA
- a CDS encoding alkaline phosphatase family protein, which translates to MRYLRMLSNSVIAGGVASGYLTALVLQLNPSVSLVPGTLLPLALVLGVAYGANLTVAFYALIVLRQILAVEVLSPGWLSVRLLSWLCTMAAGTGAALMWMNLRSFGPVLDPITANRMGIGAGIVSAAGVVFLGIALAHLGRRGGRTSAALLSVTMLLSVVLPIVARGPARPTPLPARPTTAVAQPEASRAQANVTLLMFDGATLDMISPAVAAGRLPNIGRIFDQGAVLHLATLRPTQAEPVWSAIATGRYPMYNGVRSAEVYRVFGGPPIQLLPDYCFAQALVSFGFLAAEPLTASDLTARPIWSILSDHGVRVGVIGWPLTQPAPQVDGFVVSESFHRLSETEMAFEGASAVWPPELLADVRVALQTPAEPDPVALVANMGAPQPVNDYDARRDPTPVVGDRVHLQLLTALRGSAPRFLAARFPGIDAVGHFFLRYADPSAFGDVSEDERQRFGRVLDQYYGFMDTLVGRELDRLGPDGLLLVVSAFGMEPLTPSKRVLEMILGNPRISGTHERAPDGFVLAFGQPIAAGRPPRASVVDLAPTLLYFLGLPVGRDMEGFARIDLFTPDFTSDKPVTYIPTYGR; encoded by the coding sequence ATGCGCTACCTGCGGATGCTGTCGAACTCGGTGATCGCCGGTGGCGTGGCCTCCGGGTACCTTACCGCGCTCGTCCTGCAGCTCAATCCTTCGGTCTCACTCGTTCCTGGCACGTTGTTGCCGCTGGCGCTGGTGCTGGGCGTCGCCTATGGCGCCAACCTGACGGTGGCGTTCTACGCGCTGATTGTGCTGCGCCAGATCCTGGCGGTTGAAGTGCTGTCGCCGGGGTGGCTGAGCGTGCGCCTGCTGTCGTGGCTCTGCACGATGGCCGCCGGCACGGGCGCCGCCTTGATGTGGATGAACCTGCGCAGCTTCGGCCCCGTGCTCGATCCGATTACCGCCAACCGCATGGGCATCGGCGCCGGCATCGTCTCGGCGGCCGGCGTCGTCTTCCTCGGGATTGCGCTCGCGCACCTGGGGCGGCGTGGCGGGCGCACCAGCGCCGCGCTGCTGTCGGTGACCATGCTGCTGTCGGTGGTCCTGCCGATTGTCGCGCGCGGTCCGGCCCGCCCAACGCCGCTGCCGGCGCGGCCCACCACCGCGGTTGCCCAGCCCGAGGCATCGCGGGCGCAGGCCAACGTCACGCTGCTGATGTTCGATGGCGCCACCCTCGACATGATCTCGCCGGCGGTCGCCGCCGGGCGGTTGCCGAATATCGGCCGGATCTTCGACCAGGGCGCGGTGCTGCACCTGGCCACGCTCAGGCCGACCCAGGCCGAGCCGGTGTGGAGCGCGATCGCCACCGGCCGCTACCCGATGTACAACGGCGTGCGATCGGCGGAGGTCTATCGAGTCTTCGGTGGCCCGCCCATCCAGTTGTTGCCGGACTATTGCTTCGCGCAGGCGCTGGTGAGCTTTGGATTCCTGGCGGCCGAGCCGCTCACCGCAAGTGACCTGACGGCACGGCCGATCTGGAGCATCCTGAGCGACCACGGCGTGCGGGTCGGCGTGATCGGCTGGCCGCTCACGCAGCCGGCGCCCCAGGTTGACGGCTTCGTCGTGAGCGAGTCCTTCCACCGCCTGTCGGAAACCGAGATGGCGTTCGAGGGCGCCTCGGCGGTGTGGCCGCCGGAGTTGCTGGCGGACGTGCGGGTGGCGTTGCAGACGCCCGCCGAACCTGATCCGGTCGCGCTCGTCGCGAACATGGGTGCGCCGCAACCCGTGAACGACTACGACGCGCGGCGCGATCCGACGCCGGTGGTCGGCGACCGTGTGCACCTCCAGTTGCTGACCGCGCTGAGAGGCTCGGCGCCACGCTTCCTGGCGGCGCGCTTCCCCGGCATCGATGCCGTCGGCCACTTCTTCCTGCGCTATGCCGACCCTTCTGCGTTCGGCGATGTCTCGGAAGACGAGCGGCAACGTTTCGGGCGCGTGCTGGATCAGTACTACGGCTTCATGGACACGCTGGTGGGCCGGGAACTGGATCGCCTCGGCCCCGATGGTCTGTTGCTAGTGGTGTCGGCATTCGGGATGGAGCCGCTGACCCCCAGCAAGCGGGTGCTGGAGATGATTCTCGGCAATCCCCGCATTAGCGGCACGCACGAACGCGCTCCCGATGGGTTCGTGCTGGCCTTCGGCCAGCCGATCGCCGCGGGCCGGCCGCCCCGTGCCTCGGTCGTCGACCTCGCGCCGACGCTGCTGTATTTCCTGGGCCTGCCGGTCGGGCGCGACATGGAAGGCTTTGCGCGCATCGATCTGTTCACGCCGGACTTCACGAGCGACAAGCCGGTCACCTACATCCCGACCTACGGACGTTGA
- the corA gene encoding magnesium/cobalt transporter CorA, with the protein MLVNCVAYHRGQKLADISLGEVRTHLDRADCFVWVALKDPQPGELASLQDEFDLHELAIEDAQKGHQRPKVEEYGSSLFVVLHLVEPAGDELLTGEVAIFVGPQYIISVRSDAQVGFAEVRRRCELEPELLQHGPAYVLYALMDTVVDRYFPVLDALSEEIEGIEQRIFAGQTTRAQIEELYSLKRKLLTLDHATVPLLEVAAKLHGGRVPPICNGLQEYFRDVYDHLMRLKQSIDSLRDMVTTAISVNLSLIALQESEVTKRLAAYAALVAVPTMVAGVYGMNFANMPELQWAYGYPAAVAAMVLIDVYLVYRFKKAGWM; encoded by the coding sequence ATGCTCGTCAACTGTGTTGCCTACCATCGTGGTCAGAAGCTCGCCGACATCTCGCTCGGCGAAGTCCGCACGCATCTGGACCGGGCCGATTGCTTCGTGTGGGTGGCGCTCAAGGATCCTCAACCGGGTGAGCTGGCGTCGCTTCAAGACGAATTTGACCTTCACGAGCTGGCGATCGAAGACGCGCAGAAGGGCCACCAGCGCCCGAAGGTCGAGGAGTATGGCTCCTCGCTGTTTGTCGTCTTGCACCTGGTCGAGCCGGCCGGCGACGAGCTGCTGACCGGCGAGGTCGCCATCTTCGTTGGACCGCAGTACATCATTTCGGTGCGCAGCGACGCACAGGTCGGATTCGCCGAGGTGCGGCGCCGCTGCGAACTGGAACCCGAGTTGCTGCAACACGGCCCCGCCTACGTGCTCTATGCGTTGATGGACACGGTCGTCGACCGCTACTTTCCGGTGCTCGATGCCTTGAGCGAGGAGATCGAGGGGATCGAGCAGCGCATCTTCGCCGGCCAGACGACCCGCGCCCAGATCGAAGAGCTGTACTCGCTCAAGCGCAAGCTGTTGACGCTGGACCACGCGACCGTGCCGCTGCTCGAAGTGGCGGCCAAGCTGCACGGCGGCCGCGTGCCGCCGATTTGCAACGGGCTCCAGGAGTATTTCCGAGACGTCTACGACCACCTGATGCGCCTCAAGCAGTCGATCGACAGCCTGCGCGACATGGTCACCACCGCCATCTCCGTCAACCTGTCGCTGATCGCGCTGCAGGAGAGTGAGGTCACCAAGCGACTGGCCGCCTATGCGGCCCTCGTCGCGGTGCCGACCATGGTCGCGGGTGTCTACGGAATGAACTTCGCCAACATGCCGGAGTTGCAGTGGGCCTACGGCTACCCGGCGGCGGTCGCGGCGATGGTGCTGATCGACGTCTACCTGGTGTATCGCTTCAAGAAGGCTGGTTGGATGTGA
- a CDS encoding amidase, with protein sequence MTGDALCFTSARELAGLIRSRQVSAREVMSAFLGQIRRFNPSLNAIVASLDEDSCLALADRADRELASGQAVGALHGLPIAFKDLESVVGFPFTKGSPIFKDVMPSEDSVIVERLRRAGTIPIGKTNVPEFGMGSHTYNKVYGTTYNPYDRTKSAGGSSGGAGAALAAGMLPLADGSDLGGSLRNPANFNNIVALRPTVGLVPVAPAALPLVGVSVKGPMARSVADAAFMLSVIAGEDGRDPQSYPSNLQDFTPPLDRDWRGVRVAWSPDLGGLPLDRRVRAVLESQRSTFEDLGCIVEEATPDFSDVDEIFLTLRSWANWNTNGALLAEHRAVMKPEAIWDIEAGAKLSGADVAQAIIKHGALLERMRVFQEKYPFLVCAVNQVPPFDAHLDWPKSIEGVAMDNYVAWMKSAYWISTTCRPAISVPAGFTPEGLPVGIQIVGRHRDDLGVLRLGHAFEQATGVGRRRPDGA encoded by the coding sequence GTGACCGGCGACGCGCTCTGTTTCACAAGCGCGCGCGAGCTCGCCGGCTTGATTAGGTCGCGCCAGGTCTCGGCGCGCGAGGTGATGTCGGCCTTTCTCGGCCAGATCAGGCGCTTCAACCCGTCGCTCAACGCGATTGTCGCCAGCCTCGACGAGGACTCGTGCCTGGCGCTGGCCGACCGGGCCGATCGCGAGCTGGCGTCGGGCCAGGCCGTCGGCGCCCTCCATGGTCTTCCGATCGCGTTCAAGGATCTTGAATCGGTAGTCGGCTTCCCGTTCACGAAGGGATCGCCGATTTTCAAGGACGTGATGCCGTCTGAAGACTCGGTGATCGTCGAGCGGCTGCGTCGCGCCGGCACCATTCCGATCGGCAAGACCAACGTGCCCGAATTCGGCATGGGCTCGCATACCTACAACAAGGTCTACGGCACTACTTACAATCCGTACGACCGTACCAAGAGCGCTGGCGGCTCGTCCGGCGGGGCGGGCGCGGCGCTCGCGGCCGGCATGCTGCCACTCGCCGACGGCAGCGACCTGGGCGGCTCGCTCCGCAACCCGGCCAACTTCAACAACATCGTCGCGCTTCGGCCGACCGTCGGCCTGGTGCCGGTCGCCCCGGCGGCGCTGCCCCTGGTCGGCGTGTCGGTCAAGGGGCCGATGGCGCGGTCGGTGGCCGACGCCGCGTTCATGCTGAGCGTGATCGCCGGCGAGGACGGCCGCGATCCCCAGTCGTATCCGTCGAACCTGCAGGACTTCACGCCGCCGCTCGATCGCGATTGGAGGGGCGTGCGGGTGGCGTGGTCGCCGGACCTGGGCGGGCTGCCTCTCGACCGGCGCGTGCGCGCCGTGCTCGAATCACAACGCAGCACCTTCGAGGACCTCGGCTGCATCGTCGAAGAAGCGACGCCGGATTTCAGTGACGTGGACGAGATCTTCCTGACCTTGCGGTCGTGGGCGAACTGGAACACCAACGGTGCGCTGCTGGCAGAGCACCGCGCGGTGATGAAGCCCGAGGCGATTTGGGATATCGAGGCCGGTGCCAAGTTGAGCGGCGCCGACGTCGCGCAGGCGATCATCAAGCACGGCGCGTTGCTGGAGCGGATGCGCGTGTTCCAGGAGAAGTACCCGTTCCTCGTGTGCGCGGTCAACCAGGTACCGCCGTTCGACGCGCACCTCGATTGGCCGAAGTCGATCGAGGGCGTCGCGATGGACAACTACGTGGCGTGGATGAAGTCCGCGTATTGGATCTCGACCACGTGCCGCCCGGCGATCTCGGTGCCGGCGGGGTTTACGCCCGAGGGCCTGCCGGTGGGGATCCAGATTGTCGGCCGGCATCGTGACGACCTTGGCGTGTTGCGGTTAGGGCACGCTTTTGAGCAAGCGACCGGAGTGGGCCGCCGCCGGCCCGACGGGGCGTAG
- the pyrR gene encoding bifunctional pyr operon transcriptional regulator/uracil phosphoribosyltransferase PyrR, whose amino-acid sequence MPVVMDAERISRALTRIAHEIIEHNRGLANIALVGVRSRGVPIAHRIAHDILQITTEEIAVGALDITLYRDDLMGASVGLAPMVRKTEIPFSIDGRTIVLVDDVLYTGRTTRAALDALTDFGRPKSIQLVVLVDRGHRELPIKADYVGKNVPTSRTESVQVHLRELDGVDEVLLEGKA is encoded by the coding sequence ATGCCGGTTGTCATGGATGCGGAGCGCATCTCGCGCGCGCTCACTCGCATCGCCCACGAAATTATCGAGCACAATCGCGGCCTGGCGAACATCGCCCTCGTGGGCGTGCGCAGCCGTGGCGTGCCGATCGCCCATCGAATCGCCCACGACATCCTCCAGATCACCACGGAAGAAATCGCGGTCGGCGCCCTCGACATCACCCTCTATCGTGACGACCTGATGGGCGCCTCGGTCGGCCTCGCGCCAATGGTCCGCAAGACCGAGATTCCTTTCTCCATCGATGGCCGCACCATCGTGCTCGTGGACGACGTGCTCTATACGGGCCGGACCACGCGCGCCGCGCTCGACGCGCTGACGGATTTTGGCCGGCCCAAGTCGATCCAGCTGGTGGTGCTGGTCGATCGCGGCCACCGCGAGCTGCCGATCAAGGCCGACTACGTCGGCAAGAATGTGCCGACCTCCCGCACCGAGAGCGTGCAGGTCCACTTGCGCGAGCTCGACGGCGTGGACGAAGTGTTGCTCGAAGGGAAGGCGTGA
- a CDS encoding aspartate carbamoyltransferase catalytic subunit: MLTALKQKHLLGIADLSPEEIVLILDTTEAMKEVGQRTIKKVPTLRGRTVINLFFEPSTRTRTSFEIAEKRLSADTLNVAIASSSVVKGETLVDTAMNLEAMAPSMIVLRHASSGACHLLSRICKAAIVNAGDGMHEHPTQALLDAFTIRERKGKLAGLKIAIVGDLLHSRVLRSNVLLLTKLGADVWVCAPATLIPPGLAQMGVTVTTRVDEAVEGADVIMMLRIQLERMQGAYFPSQREYFRTFGMTEARVARAKTDVIIMHPGPINRGVEIASEVADGASSVILDQVANGVAVRMAVLYLLAGGGEAEAARAD, from the coding sequence ATGCTGACCGCCCTCAAGCAGAAGCACTTGCTTGGCATCGCCGACCTGAGCCCCGAAGAGATCGTCCTGATTCTCGACACGACCGAGGCCATGAAGGAAGTGGGGCAGCGCACCATCAAGAAGGTGCCGACGCTGCGCGGCCGCACCGTCATCAACCTGTTCTTCGAGCCAAGCACGCGCACGCGGACCTCGTTCGAGATTGCCGAGAAGCGGCTGAGCGCGGACACACTCAACGTGGCGATTGCCTCATCCAGCGTGGTGAAGGGCGAGACGCTGGTCGACACCGCGATGAACCTCGAGGCGATGGCGCCGAGCATGATCGTGCTGCGTCACGCCTCTTCCGGCGCCTGCCACCTGCTCTCGCGCATCTGCAAGGCCGCCATCGTCAATGCCGGCGACGGCATGCACGAGCACCCGACCCAGGCGTTGCTCGACGCGTTCACGATTCGCGAGCGCAAGGGTAAACTGGCCGGCCTCAAGATCGCAATCGTGGGCGACTTGCTGCACAGCCGCGTGCTGCGGTCGAACGTGCTGTTGCTGACGAAGCTCGGCGCGGATGTCTGGGTGTGTGCGCCGGCGACGCTGATTCCGCCGGGGCTCGCGCAGATGGGCGTGACGGTGACGACGCGCGTGGACGAGGCCGTCGAGGGCGCCGACGTGATCATGATGCTGCGCATCCAGCTCGAGCGCATGCAGGGCGCCTATTTCCCGTCGCAGCGCGAGTATTTCCGGACCTTCGGCATGACCGAAGCCCGGGTGGCGCGGGCCAAGACCGACGTCATCATCATGCATCCCGGGCCCATCAACCGCGGGGTGGAAATCGCCTCAGAAGTTGCCGATGGCGCCTCGTCCGTAATCCTCGACCAGGTCGCCAATGGGGTCGCCGTGCGCATGGCGGTGCTCTACCTGCTGGCCGGGGGCGGCGAAGCCGAGGCGGCCCGGGCCGATTGA